The proteins below come from a single Solea senegalensis isolate Sse05_10M linkage group LG2, IFAPA_SoseM_1, whole genome shotgun sequence genomic window:
- the LOC122786294 gene encoding TLR adapter interacting with SLC15A4 on the lysosome, giving the protein MLCEGRLLSMTFGELEELDTLSPQKSLKSTSGLPRAAATLTSGSTRHTPSIHCTSPEQIGSTDNRSASLAVYISPLQSLGLHRAHSSRQISPEIEIPAQARSSGDVPFLVPSFCQSICENYSDLHIGGDQVLPLSANDGKLRFCVEAQPAGPFLQSCDVPSAVDDSLLGQTSQGGLLHPLRGGSNRWRQGSALDRSFLFQGREGPFSNSLLNHYLEQKLLDLYQQYMMENMARGHSDQEPICPLLGSELVLTSLDQITMKLSREGNLEASLAKDMVLSCLLRVAGDKNSSEISTPILQISNESSREQLTEQKEE; this is encoded by the coding sequence ATGCTTTGTGAAGGCAGATTGTTGAGCATGACCTTCGGTGAATTGGAGGAACTGGACACCCTCTCTCCTCAGAAGTCTCTCAAGAGCACTTCTGGGCTGCCAAGAGCAGCTGCCACCCTTACGTCAGGCTCCACTAGACATACTCCCTCCATTCATTGCACTTCCCCTGAGCAGATAGGTAGCACTGACAACAGGAGTGCTTCACTGGCAGTGTACATTTCTCCTCTGCAGTCCTTGGGTCTCCACAGAGCTCATTCAAGCAGACAGATCTCTCCAGAAATAGAGATCCCAGCTCAGGCTCGCTCCAGTGGTGATGTCCCCTTCTTGGTTCCGTCCTTCTGTCAGAGCATCTGTGAAAACTACAGTGACCTCCATATTGGAGGTGACCAGGTTTTGCCTCTATCAGCTAATGATGGCAAGCTAAGGTTCTGTGTTGAGGCTCAGCCTGCTGGTCCCTTCCTTCAGTCCTGTGATGTTCCTTCAGCTGTGGATGACTCTTTACTAGGACAGACCTCACAGGGTGGGCTTCTGCATCCACTGAGGGGAGGTTCCAATCGTTGGAGACAGGGCAGCGCTCTTGACCGGAGCTTTTTATTCCAGGGCAGAGAGGGACCATTCTCCAACTCCCTTTTAAATCACTACCTGGAGCAGAAACTCCTAGATCTGTACCAGCAGTACATGATGGAAAACATGGCAAGAGGACATTCTGACCAAGAGCCCATTTGTCCTCTGCTGGGGTCCGAGCTAGTCCTCACCAGCCTGGACCAGATCACCATGAAGCTGAGTCGAGAGGGCAACCTGGAGGCCAGTCTGGCCAAGGACATGGTCTTGAGTTGTCTGCTGCGAGTAGCTGGTGACAAGAATTCGAGTGAGATCAGCACTCCCATTCTGCAGATTTCAAACGAGTCATCCAGGGAGCAGCTCACAGAGCAAAAAGAGGAGTAA
- the LOC122786312 gene encoding uncharacterized protein C13orf42 yields MFRKINNAFRPNHQGHRGRNGGGGVRSEHDYHNACTVRLVRSTSMLVVGERTQAAAGSTLKRSKSTVSIESTLYYYQKQEDRIWLYSQKQNCLEYLEALVALRRRYTKSMSDLKSADVKATVSSRKKPAPPPPNKEEQIQRAKPSAPPVSSEEDSLQFFDEVIASCDNEPERKPYMDDGHADVDFIVASSSVEHDLHSNWVLRVPRTTDDSKQTAECPSANESTSKKKKHSGSTSSRLRLQRNPIHLPKVVASAFQTLRFKPKLKKH; encoded by the exons ATGTTCAGGAAAATCAACAATGCCTTCCGTCCCAACCATCAGGGACACCGAGGGCGGAATGGAGGTGGTGGGGTCCGCTCTGAGCACGACTACCACAACGCCTGCACAGTCAGGCTGGTCCGCAGCACCTCCATGCTCGTGGTGGGGGAGAGAACTCAGGCAGCAGCAGGCTCAACTTTGAAACGCAGCAAAAGTACAGTCAGCATCGAATCCACCTTGTACTATTATCAGAAACAAGAGGACAGAATATGGCTGTACTCTCAGAAGCAGAACTGCCTGGAGTACCTGGAGGCCCTCGTGGCTTTGAGACGGCGCTACACAAAGAGCATGAGTGACTTGAAAAGTGCTGACGTCAAGGCCACTGTGTCCTCCAGGAAGAAGCCAGCTCCCCCACCACCCAACAAGGAAGAACAG ATACAACGAGCCAAACCCTCTGCCCCTCCAGTCTCCAGTGAGGAAGACTCTTTGCAGTTCTTTGATGAAGTCATCGCCAGCTGCGACAACGAGCCTGAGCGCAAACCTTACATGGACGACGGACACGCAGACGTGGATTTCATAG TGGCCTCCAGCTCGGTTGAACACGACCTCCACTCCAACTGGGTCTTGCGGGTTCCTCGGACCACAGATGATTCCAAGCAGACAGCAGAATGTCCCAGTGCCAATGAAAGCAcctcaaagaagaaaaaacacagcgGGTCCACGAGCAGCAGACTGCGACTTCAGAGGAACCCGATCCACCTGCCCAAAGTGGTTGCGAGTGCATTCCAGACTCTGCGCTTCAAGCCCAAATTAAAAAAGCACTGA